One stretch of Juglans microcarpa x Juglans regia isolate MS1-56 chromosome 3D, Jm3101_v1.0, whole genome shotgun sequence DNA includes these proteins:
- the LOC121256274 gene encoding LOW QUALITY PROTEIN: uncharacterized protein LOC121256274 (The sequence of the model RefSeq protein was modified relative to this genomic sequence to represent the inferred CDS: substituted 3 bases at 3 genomic stop codons) has protein sequence MPATMKNHLSPADLMWARRFNATKVADMNPATPATTHLKISNGTTERHCNHKPFYAGMKTNREXPXRQNNXTRPDGAEKYLRIMYNTRGTIVT, from the exons ATGCCAGCCACAATGAAGAACCACCTTTCACCAGCTGACTTGATGTGGGCTCGAAGGTTTAATGCCACAAAAGTTGCTGACATGAACCCGGCTACACCTGCAACAACCCATCTAAAGATTTCCAACGGCACAACAGAGAGGCACTGCAACCACAAACCATTTTA TGCAGGAATGAAGACAAATAGGGAGTAGCCATAGAGACAAAACAACTGAACAAGGCCAGATGGAGCTGAGAAGTATTTGAGGATTATGTACAATACAAGAGGTACAATTGTGACGTAG